In a single window of the Gemmatimonadaceae bacterium genome:
- a CDS encoding fused MFS/spermidine synthase, which translates to MPVAANALVALFAVATFLNAALLFVVEPMFTKLVLPLLGGTPAVWNTCLLFFQAALLVGYLYTYLTTRWLSVPRQAVLHVALLALAASTLPITIGAVRPPTSGTGAAIWWLLSLLATTLGAPFVLLAAGAPMLQRWFAGTRHRLAGNPYFLYVASNLGSFAALLAYPTLIEPSLRLGEQGVQWAWGYGVLLALLATAGIAAWRAGESSRSPADAPANANESTDAPLGSETAPTGRLVATRVPTLVPTRAWRLRWVLLSFAPSSLLLGVTTYLSTDIASVPFLWVVPLALYLLTFVLVFARRPLLNRRHVLFLQVFLALGLMLSIGANPASHLAAVATLHLVTFFVMALACHRELADARPRAEFLTEYYLWISLGGLLGGVFNVLLAPILYDSVIEYPFAMIVALALRPMWNTVGSPRRAAIFDVVGPLLILGVVVLGSDLPLPSGKWGDYTLYAFLGATALAAATFYKRPLRLALGAAALYLGTDLGLRAESDTIYQGRSFYGVYRVRQYSQFLVLQHGTTTHGGQARLASRKKEPLTYYHREGPLGDIFRLATDSTRARDVALVGLGTGTTACYARAGERWTYYEIDPLVVSLATHPQLFTYLRLCQPDVRIVLGDARLSLAAAPDSSLDLIVLDAFSSDAIPVHLMTREALQLYTRKLRQGGVVAFHISNRYLELEPVLVELARDARLAGASGNRDVTEKEKSQLIYASRWVAMAASAHTLAPLVRDAGWSVLAPSASSRVWTDDYSDVWHALKK; encoded by the coding sequence ATGCCTGTAGCGGCGAACGCCCTCGTGGCCCTGTTCGCGGTCGCCACCTTCCTGAACGCGGCGCTCCTGTTCGTGGTGGAGCCCATGTTCACCAAGCTCGTGCTCCCCTTGTTAGGCGGGACACCAGCGGTGTGGAACACCTGCCTCCTCTTCTTCCAGGCGGCGCTGCTGGTCGGCTACCTGTATACCTACCTCACCACGCGATGGCTCTCCGTGCCCCGGCAGGCGGTGCTGCACGTGGCACTGCTCGCGCTGGCGGCCAGCACCCTTCCCATAACGATTGGCGCGGTTCGCCCCCCCACGAGCGGGACGGGCGCCGCGATCTGGTGGCTCCTCTCACTCCTCGCCACCACGCTGGGTGCGCCATTCGTGCTGCTGGCGGCAGGGGCGCCGATGCTGCAACGATGGTTTGCCGGGACGCGGCATCGCCTGGCAGGGAACCCGTACTTCCTCTACGTGGCCAGCAACCTGGGGAGTTTTGCCGCACTCCTCGCCTATCCCACGCTCATCGAACCCTCGTTGCGGCTGGGGGAGCAGGGGGTGCAGTGGGCGTGGGGCTACGGCGTGCTGCTCGCCCTGCTGGCGACCGCGGGTATCGCGGCGTGGCGCGCCGGTGAGAGCTCGCGCTCGCCGGCGGATGCGCCCGCGAACGCGAATGAAAGCACGGATGCTCCATTGGGCAGCGAGACCGCCCCCACAGGCAGACTAGTCGCCACCCGCGTCCCCACCCTCGTCCCCACGCGCGCCTGGCGACTGCGCTGGGTCCTCCTCTCCTTCGCCCCGTCGTCGCTCCTCCTCGGCGTCACCACGTACCTCAGTACCGACATCGCCTCGGTCCCCTTCCTGTGGGTTGTCCCGCTGGCGCTGTACCTCCTCACCTTCGTCCTGGTCTTCGCCCGGCGCCCGCTCCTCAACCGGCGGCATGTCCTCTTCCTCCAGGTCTTCCTGGCCCTGGGGCTCATGCTCAGCATCGGCGCCAACCCGGCGTCGCATCTCGCGGCCGTCGCCACGTTGCACCTGGTGACGTTCTTCGTGATGGCGCTGGCCTGCCATCGCGAGCTGGCCGATGCCCGCCCGCGCGCGGAGTTCCTCACCGAGTACTACCTCTGGATCTCGCTCGGCGGACTGCTGGGCGGCGTCTTCAACGTCCTGCTCGCCCCCATCCTCTACGACAGCGTCATCGAGTATCCCTTTGCGATGATCGTGGCGCTGGCGCTGCGCCCCATGTGGAACACCGTGGGGTCGCCGCGGCGCGCGGCCATCTTCGATGTCGTCGGCCCGCTCCTCATCCTTGGTGTCGTCGTCCTTGGCTCTGATCTCCCCCTCCCCTCGGGGAAGTGGGGCGACTACACGCTCTATGCCTTCCTCGGCGCCACGGCGCTGGCAGCGGCAACGTTCTACAAGCGGCCGTTGCGCCTCGCCCTGGGCGCCGCCGCCCTCTACCTGGGCACCGACCTGGGACTCCGCGCCGAGAGCGATACCATCTACCAGGGGCGCTCCTTCTACGGTGTGTACAGGGTGCGTCAGTACTCGCAGTTCCTCGTCCTGCAGCATGGCACCACCACGCACGGCGGACAGGCGCGCCTCGCCAGCCGCAAGAAGGAGCCGCTCACCTACTACCACCGCGAAGGACCGTTGGGCGACATCTTCCGGCTGGCGACCGACAGCACGCGCGCGCGCGACGTGGCGCTGGTGGGGCTGGGAACCGGGACCACCGCCTGCTACGCGCGAGCCGGCGAGCGCTGGACCTACTACGAGATCGACCCGCTCGTCGTCTCGCTGGCAACCCATCCGCAGCTGTTCACCTACCTGCGCCTGTGCCAGCCCGATGTCCGCATCGTGCTCGGCGATGCGCGCCTCTCGCTGGCCGCCGCCCCCGACTCGTCGCTCGACCTCATCGTGCTCGACGCCTTCAGCTCGGACGCGATCCCCGTGCACCTGATGACGCGCGAGGCGCTGCAGCTCTACACCCGGAAGCTGCGACAGGGCGGCGTCGTCGCCTTTCACATCAGCAATCGGTACCTGGAGCTGGAGCCCGTCCTGGTGGAGTTGGCGCGCGACGCTCGCCTGGCCGGCGCCTCGGGCAACCGCGACGTGACCGAGAAGGAGAAGTCGCAGTTGATCTACGCCTCGCGCTGGGTGGCGATGGCGGCGAGCGCCCACACGCTGGCCCCCCTCGTGCGCGACGCGGGGTGGTCGGTCCTGGCCCCCTCTGCCAGCTCCCGCGTCTGGACCGACGACTACTCGGACGTCTGGCACGCCCTCAAGAAGTGA
- a CDS encoding isoprenylcysteine carboxylmethyltransferase family protein — MTSDAFAERGPVPPFPPPLLYALPLLGGYVLHRWRPFPFLPGAVSLVAGVILVALGLVGIPALRAMRRSGTSPLPWHPVSALVTDGPYRLTRNPMYVGMTLLYLGGSALMNSAWPLAFLPVILFVMNALVIPREERHLAERFGEPYLDYCRRVRRWI; from the coding sequence ATGACATCCGACGCTTTCGCCGAACGGGGCCCGGTTCCCCCCTTCCCGCCACCGCTTCTCTACGCGCTCCCGCTACTGGGTGGCTACGTGCTCCACCGGTGGCGCCCCTTCCCGTTTCTTCCGGGCGCGGTGTCACTCGTTGCCGGTGTGATCCTCGTCGCCTTGGGTCTGGTCGGCATCCCCGCGCTCCGCGCCATGCGGCGCTCGGGCACCTCCCCGCTTCCGTGGCATCCCGTATCCGCCCTCGTGACCGATGGTCCGTATCGACTGACGCGCAACCCGATGTACGTCGGGATGACGCTTCTGTACCTGGGCGGGTCCGCGCTCATGAACTCGGCGTGGCCGCTCGCCTTTCTCCCCGTGATCCTCTTCGTGATGAATGCGCTGGTGATACCGCGTGAGGAGCGGCACCTCGCCGAGCGCTTCGGCGAGCCATACCTGGACTACTGCCGCCGGGTGCGACGTTGGATATGA
- a CDS encoding amidohydrolase family protein, whose protein sequence is MSLRHIAATAVVLFGCGALAISPRHAAAQSQETTRAFTGVRLIDGTDRPPVPNATIVVRNGRIIAAGPAARVAVPAGAQRIALDGKVVIPGLVNAHGHVNGARDLETYAAYGVTTVYSLGGEPADVFAARRSQDTPTLARSRVYLAGPVITATTPDEARAQVAAVAAQHVDIAKIRVDDNLGTTTKMPAEVARAVIDESHKHELRLAAHLFYLGDAKALLADGADLVAHSIRDADVDAEVIAQLKQRQVCVSPTLMREVSTFVYESTPDFFRDSLFLTHANRAWMATVQEPARQEAMRRSPAAHRYKAALAVASRNLKTLSDAGVTIAMGTDTGPVGRFQGYFELMELELMAQAGLTPRQVLTAATRDAARCMQLDRDLGTLEAGKWGDFIVLDADPMANISNVRRIHSVWIAGNKVAR, encoded by the coding sequence ATGTCGCTTCGCCACATCGCCGCCACAGCGGTCGTCCTCTTCGGTTGCGGCGCGCTTGCCATCTCCCCGCGACACGCTGCGGCGCAATCGCAGGAAACGACGCGCGCCTTCACGGGGGTGCGCCTGATCGATGGCACCGATCGCCCTCCCGTCCCGAATGCGACCATCGTCGTGAGAAACGGACGCATCATTGCCGCGGGGCCGGCGGCGCGCGTTGCGGTGCCGGCTGGCGCGCAGCGAATCGCGCTCGACGGCAAGGTCGTGATCCCGGGTTTGGTCAACGCGCACGGACACGTGAACGGCGCGCGCGACCTGGAGACGTATGCCGCCTACGGCGTCACGACCGTGTACTCGCTCGGTGGAGAGCCGGCCGATGTCTTTGCGGCGCGGCGCTCGCAGGACACACCGACGCTGGCGCGCTCCCGCGTCTACCTGGCGGGGCCGGTGATCACCGCCACGACGCCTGACGAGGCGCGCGCGCAGGTGGCGGCCGTCGCGGCGCAGCACGTGGACATCGCCAAGATCCGCGTCGACGACAACCTGGGGACGACGACGAAGATGCCGGCCGAGGTCGCGCGCGCCGTGATCGACGAGTCGCACAAGCACGAATTGCGCCTGGCGGCTCACCTCTTCTACCTCGGCGATGCCAAGGCGCTCCTCGCGGACGGCGCCGACCTCGTGGCCCACAGCATTCGCGACGCGGACGTGGACGCCGAGGTCATCGCCCAGCTCAAGCAGCGACAGGTGTGCGTGAGCCCGACCCTCATGCGCGAGGTGTCGACCTTTGTCTACGAGTCCACCCCCGACTTCTTCCGCGACTCGCTCTTCCTCACGCACGCCAACCGCGCGTGGATGGCCACGGTGCAGGAGCCGGCGCGGCAGGAGGCGATGCGCCGCAGCCCGGCGGCGCATCGCTACAAGGCGGCGCTCGCAGTCGCCAGCCGCAACCTGAAGACGCTGTCCGATGCAGGGGTGACCATCGCCATGGGAACCGACACCGGCCCGGTGGGGCGCTTCCAGGGCTACTTCGAGCTGATGGAGCTGGAACTCATGGCACAGGCGGGGCTGACTCCCCGGCAGGTGCTCACCGCCGCCACGCGCGACGCCGCGCGCTGCATGCAGCTCGATCGCGACCTGGGGACGCTCGAGGCGGGGAAGTGGGGCGACTTCATCGTCCTGGACGCCGACCCGATGGCCAACATCTCCAACGTGCGGCGCATCCACTCCGTGTGGATCGCCGGGAACAAGGTCGCGCGTTAG
- a CDS encoding carbohydrate binding family 9 domain-containing protein has translation MKSLSTAVAVAALGAVAALGAVAAGALAQSPTIRDASPAEVTSRGRGSARDASVSSAIAVRTVQPLRIDGVGDDAVWLAAPRVSDFRQFEPKVDAEARFRTEFQVAFDARNLYVFVRMFDPHPDSIMHALSRRDVRGPSDQVKLLIDSYDDKRTGYELAVNPDGVKRDFAMSNDTDEDDSWNGIWDVATTIDSLGWTAEYRIPLSQLRYAPASEHTFGFGIWRDIERYRERVAWPAYVPTRNGLVSQLGRLTGLAGITSARRLEVTPYIVTKNLQRVKPNDPYARGQDVEIGGDLKFGITPNITLDATVNPDFGQVEADPAVLNLSAFEVFQSERRPFFVEGTGLYQFQLNCYIVVDCSTNEGLFYSRRIGRSPVLRDTYGDASTPTSTPIAAAAKLTGRTRGGLAFGLLEAVTEQVSGAQARVVEPRTNYAVLRAQQDLRGGNAGVSLIGTAVNRSLDGGSAPFLHASAYAGGATARSRFHNGEYEFNAQVTASRVAGSREAMWRTQRSPVHYYQQPGDELTVDSSRTSLGGHAEQLKFGKYGGGITRFETSLVRQSPGFEVNDIGFLRRADITDWSSWAALSFRNARGIYRWAQLNINHWERWNTSGTRLDNAVNMNGHMGLNNNWDVHLGGTFAGLTPSYCDRCTRGGPVLRQSAGFYPWGGVNTDSRRTVSGGLWVNMRLTDEGKSYGTSLSPYLNLRVSTRLQAGLQLNHSQQHDNTQWYGNFVDTQGGTHYTFAHLDQRTVSMSTRVNYTATPNLTFEFYGEPFASSGSYDNVREVSGTPGAESYDDRFRAYLPPSGATSSFRYTQLRTNTVIRWEYRPGSTLFLVWTQGRQDDSDTGRRQSWGRDYRDLFALHPDNTFLVKLAYWFDR, from the coding sequence ATGAAGTCTCTCTCTACTGCCGTTGCCGTCGCCGCGCTTGGCGCCGTCGCCGCGCTTGGCGCTGTCGCGGCGGGCGCGTTGGCGCAGTCGCCAACCATCCGCGACGCTTCGCCCGCGGAGGTCACGTCCAGGGGGCGCGGCAGTGCGCGCGACGCGAGTGTTTCATCGGCCATCGCGGTGCGCACCGTGCAACCGCTTCGTATAGATGGCGTGGGCGATGACGCGGTATGGCTCGCCGCGCCGCGCGTCTCCGACTTCCGGCAATTCGAACCCAAGGTCGACGCCGAAGCCCGCTTCAGGACGGAGTTCCAGGTCGCCTTCGATGCGCGGAATCTCTACGTCTTCGTGCGCATGTTCGATCCGCACCCCGACAGCATCATGCACGCGTTGTCGCGGCGCGACGTGCGCGGTCCGTCGGACCAGGTCAAGCTCCTCATCGACTCGTACGACGACAAGCGCACGGGCTACGAGCTGGCGGTGAACCCTGACGGGGTCAAGCGCGACTTCGCGATGAGCAACGACACCGACGAAGACGATTCGTGGAACGGGATCTGGGACGTAGCGACGACGATCGACTCGTTGGGATGGACGGCCGAGTATCGCATTCCGCTCTCACAGCTGCGCTACGCCCCGGCCAGCGAGCACACATTCGGCTTCGGCATCTGGCGCGACATCGAGCGGTATCGCGAGCGGGTGGCGTGGCCGGCGTACGTCCCCACGCGCAACGGGCTCGTCTCGCAGCTGGGGCGGCTGACTGGGCTCGCCGGGATCACCAGCGCCCGCCGCCTCGAAGTCACGCCATACATCGTGACCAAGAACCTCCAGCGCGTGAAGCCTAACGACCCGTACGCGCGCGGACAGGACGTCGAGATCGGGGGCGACCTCAAGTTCGGGATCACCCCCAACATCACGCTCGACGCCACCGTGAACCCGGACTTTGGCCAGGTCGAGGCCGACCCGGCGGTCCTCAACCTCTCGGCCTTCGAGGTCTTCCAGAGCGAACGCCGCCCCTTCTTTGTCGAGGGGACCGGGCTGTACCAGTTCCAGCTCAACTGCTACATCGTGGTCGACTGCAGCACCAACGAGGGGCTCTTCTACTCGCGCCGTATTGGCCGCTCGCCCGTGCTGCGCGACACCTATGGCGACGCGAGCACGCCCACGTCGACGCCGATCGCCGCCGCCGCCAAGCTTACCGGGCGCACCAGGGGCGGGCTCGCCTTTGGCCTGCTCGAGGCGGTCACCGAGCAGGTGAGTGGGGCGCAGGCGCGCGTGGTGGAGCCGCGCACAAACTACGCCGTGCTGCGCGCGCAGCAGGACCTGCGCGGCGGGAACGCCGGGGTCTCGCTCATCGGCACGGCGGTGAATCGTTCGCTCGACGGCGGGAGCGCTCCCTTCCTGCACGCCAGCGCCTACGCGGGTGGCGCGACGGCCCGCAGCCGATTCCACAACGGCGAGTACGAGTTCAACGCGCAGGTCACCGCCTCGCGCGTTGCCGGTTCGCGCGAGGCGATGTGGCGCACGCAGCGCAGCCCCGTGCACTACTACCAGCAACCGGGCGACGAGCTCACGGTGGACTCGTCGCGCACCTCGCTCGGCGGGCACGCCGAGCAGCTCAAGTTCGGGAAGTACGGCGGCGGGATCACACGCTTCGAGACGTCACTCGTCAGGCAGTCGCCGGGCTTCGAGGTGAACGACATTGGCTTCCTGCGCCGCGCCGACATCACCGACTGGAGCAGCTGGGCCGCGCTCTCCTTCCGCAATGCACGCGGCATCTATCGCTGGGCGCAGCTCAACATCAACCATTGGGAGCGGTGGAACACGTCGGGCACGCGGCTGGACAACGCCGTGAACATGAACGGGCACATGGGGCTCAACAACAACTGGGACGTGCACCTGGGCGGCACCTTCGCCGGGCTCACGCCGAGCTATTGCGACCGGTGCACCCGAGGAGGGCCGGTCCTGCGCCAATCGGCCGGCTTCTACCCGTGGGGCGGCGTCAATACCGATAGCCGCCGTACCGTGTCGGGGGGGCTGTGGGTCAACATGCGTCTCACCGACGAAGGGAAGTCGTACGGCACGTCGCTCTCGCCATACCTCAACCTGCGTGTCTCCACGCGGCTGCAGGCCGGGCTGCAGCTCAATCACTCGCAGCAGCACGACAACACGCAGTGGTACGGGAACTTCGTCGACACGCAGGGGGGCACGCACTACACCTTTGCGCACCTCGACCAGCGCACGGTCTCGATGAGCACCCGGGTGAACTACACCGCGACGCCCAACCTGACCTTCGAGTTCTACGGCGAGCCGTTCGCCTCGTCGGGGAGCTATGACAACGTGCGCGAGGTGAGCGGCACCCCCGGCGCCGAGAGCTACGACGATCGGTTTCGCGCGTACCTCCCACCCTCCGGCGCCACGTCGTCGTTCCGCTACACGCAGCTGCGCACCAACACGGTCATCCGGTGGGAATACCGCCCGGGCTCGACGCTCTTCCTCGTCTGGACGCAGGGACGCCAGGACGACTCGGACACGGGGCGACGGCAGTCGTGGGGGCGCGACTATCGCGACCTCTTTGCCCTGCACCCGGACAACACCTTCCTCGTCAAGCTCGCCTACTGGTTCGATCGTTAG
- a CDS encoding SH3 domain-containing protein, protein MQTRFGFTLMTLAEFEGWIARLQLARTVLTLQQHHTWSPNYRSFSGGNHFELQQGMKHHHVVNNGWGDIGQHFTTFPDGMVMTGRSLEQTPACIKGNNANAICVEHLGNFDTGRDRMSPAHRDTIIRFSAAVCKRFAIPVNADRVVYHHWFHLDTGARTNGAGNTKTCPGTAFFGGNMVENAQRSFYPLVRNAMPGRAAPPQPPAGMTYGSVNSPTLNVRSGPGTSFDKVNTVRLGSVLRVFESRDGWVKISAGRDEWVSERFVTPVVRATVRSDTLNVRNGPAATFTKLAWLSKGQEVFVHERQDGWCRIGSEQRWVKEEFLTLA, encoded by the coding sequence ATGCAAACACGCTTTGGGTTCACGCTGATGACCCTCGCCGAGTTCGAGGGCTGGATCGCGCGGCTGCAACTCGCGCGCACGGTGCTCACGCTGCAGCAGCACCATACGTGGTCGCCGAACTATCGGTCGTTCTCCGGGGGCAACCACTTCGAGCTGCAGCAGGGGATGAAGCACCATCACGTGGTGAACAATGGCTGGGGCGACATCGGGCAGCACTTCACCACCTTTCCCGATGGGATGGTGATGACGGGGCGATCGCTGGAGCAAACGCCGGCGTGCATCAAGGGGAACAACGCCAACGCCATCTGCGTGGAGCACCTGGGCAACTTCGACACCGGGCGTGACCGGATGTCGCCGGCGCATCGCGACACGATCATCCGGTTCAGCGCCGCGGTATGCAAGCGCTTCGCGATCCCCGTCAACGCCGATCGCGTGGTGTACCATCACTGGTTTCACCTGGACACCGGCGCACGCACCAACGGCGCGGGGAACACCAAGACGTGTCCGGGGACCGCCTTCTTTGGCGGCAACATGGTGGAGAACGCGCAGCGCTCGTTCTATCCGCTCGTGCGCAATGCCATGCCGGGGCGGGCTGCGCCACCGCAACCGCCGGCGGGGATGACGTATGGCAGCGTCAACTCGCCAACGCTCAACGTGCGTTCCGGTCCCGGCACCTCGTTCGACAAGGTGAACACGGTGCGGCTGGGGAGCGTGCTGCGCGTTTTCGAGTCGCGCGACGGGTGGGTGAAGATCTCGGCGGGGCGCGACGAGTGGGTATCGGAGCGCTTCGTCACGCCGGTGGTGCGGGCCACGGTTCGCAGCGACACGCTCAACGTGCGCAACGGTCCCGCGGCCACCTTCACCAAGCTCGCGTGGTTGAGCAAGGGGCAGGAGGTCTTCGTGCACGAGCGACAGGACGGGTGGTGCCGCATCGGCTCCGAGCAGCGGTGGGTCAAGGAGGAGTTCCTCACCCTGGCCTGA
- a CDS encoding MATE family efflux transporter: protein MSAPSTSAARGKDAFDRGIVEGPLLPAVWRIAWPTMLQNVIGGLQGVIDHALVGHFVGYAGNAAIGVSLQIYLVVIAFISSLFIGMSVLVARFAGARDVERVNRTVLQAFLVAVGLSLGVLAPIGYFAAPHLLSLVNAAPNVRAEALPFLRIMFVFGVGMLLFYMVGGALRSAGDARTPLRLGIALTALNITFNVILIQGLGPIPAFGTKGAAMGTAIATGSIALYSAYKLWSGTWVVRFPRGEGFRIEWDIVRALFRFGLPSGVQGVAMNVGGVMLLGFIGSLAVSGQAQAAYAVAYTELFSFITWTATGLTGAVATVAGQSLGSGDADRAERSAFEAARIAAVGASLIGLLFVLIPRQLLGMFGMNDPEVVALGVQLLRYLSISGVFIAVALTYTGGLQGTGDTRSPLYISIVSQILIPLGICWVVQRVSTLDPWDIWRAILAGHVTRCVLSIWRFRQGRWRNITVDIRPSHA from the coding sequence ATGAGCGCACCGTCGACCTCCGCGGCTCGCGGAAAGGACGCCTTTGACCGTGGCATCGTCGAGGGGCCGCTGCTTCCCGCGGTTTGGCGCATCGCCTGGCCCACCATGCTGCAGAATGTCATTGGTGGGTTGCAGGGGGTCATCGACCACGCGCTCGTTGGGCACTTTGTCGGCTACGCCGGCAACGCCGCCATCGGCGTCTCGCTCCAGATCTACCTGGTGGTCATCGCCTTCATCTCGTCGCTCTTCATCGGGATGAGCGTGCTGGTGGCGCGCTTTGCCGGTGCGCGCGACGTGGAGCGCGTCAACCGCACGGTGCTGCAGGCGTTCCTGGTGGCGGTCGGGCTCTCGCTCGGCGTGCTGGCTCCCATCGGGTATTTCGCGGCGCCGCACCTCCTCTCGCTGGTGAACGCCGCCCCCAACGTGCGCGCCGAGGCGCTGCCGTTCCTGCGCATCATGTTCGTCTTTGGTGTGGGGATGCTCCTCTTCTACATGGTGGGCGGGGCGCTGCGCTCCGCGGGCGACGCCCGCACGCCGCTGCGGTTAGGCATCGCGCTCACCGCGCTCAACATCACGTTCAACGTCATCCTCATCCAGGGGCTCGGCCCCATTCCCGCTTTCGGGACCAAGGGCGCGGCGATGGGTACGGCGATTGCCACGGGGAGCATTGCCCTCTACTCGGCGTACAAGCTCTGGAGCGGGACGTGGGTGGTGCGCTTTCCGCGCGGCGAGGGGTTCCGGATCGAGTGGGACATCGTGCGCGCGCTGTTCCGCTTTGGCTTGCCCAGCGGCGTGCAGGGGGTGGCGATGAACGTGGGCGGCGTGATGCTCCTTGGCTTCATCGGATCGTTAGCCGTGAGCGGGCAGGCGCAGGCCGCGTACGCCGTGGCGTACACCGAGCTCTTCTCGTTCATCACGTGGACCGCCACCGGTCTCACGGGGGCGGTGGCGACCGTTGCGGGGCAGAGCCTCGGCTCCGGCGATGCGGATCGCGCCGAACGATCGGCCTTCGAGGCCGCGCGCATCGCCGCGGTGGGGGCGTCGCTCATCGGCCTCCTCTTCGTCCTCATCCCGCGACAGTTGCTCGGCATGTTCGGCATGAACGACCCGGAGGTCGTGGCGCTGGGAGTACAGTTGCTGCGCTACCTGAGCATCTCGGGCGTCTTCATCGCCGTGGCACTCACGTACACCGGCGGGTTGCAGGGGACGGGCGACACGCGTTCGCCGCTCTACATCTCCATCGTGTCGCAGATCCTGATCCCGCTGGGGATCTGTTGGGTGGTGCAGCGCGTCTCGACGCTCGACCCGTGGGACATCTGGCGCGCGATCCTGGCCGGCCACGTGACGCGTTGCGTGCTCTCGATCTGGCGCTTCCGCCAGGGGCGCTGGCGCAACATCACCGTCGACATCCGTCCGTCGCACGCCTGA
- a CDS encoding amidohydrolase, with the protein MARDLTRKEFLSLSALLAGATALPRRALAWPARATPARAPLQARGSGVEADRIVVNARVLTSDPSQPRAEAFAVKDGKFLAVGRNDDIRNVATARTQVLDAKGMTVTPGFIDAHCHPGGVNELFEVNGDLRSIAALKAALAAKAARTPAGQWVNAYMFDDTKLEDERPLHRRDLDEAVPNHPVSVNHRGGHTSWYNSTALRLAGITRDTPDPSHGRFFRDANGEPNGRVAELARAVFDSVGTRERFTPAQLRERARQGMRHMSRLFAAAGLTSVHHLWADGEDLQAYEDIRADGELRHRAYLMVSSGEPYRRLRDARIRTGFGDEWIRIGGVKYAADGSASERTMRMSTPYVGTNDHGILTMTQADIHDAVDDAHTNGWQVGIHANGDVTIDMVLTAYERALARWPHPDRRHRIEHCSLVNPELLRRIKSTGSIPTPFWTYIYYHGEKWGAYGDEKMRWMFAHRSFLDMGIVVPGASDYGPGPFEPLMALQSMVTRRDYRAREWGANQKVTVDEALRIATIHGAHASYEESTKGSITAGKWGDFVVLENDPHDVDPTTIKDIRVVETSVAGRAVHAISSG; encoded by the coding sequence ATGGCGCGTGACCTCACACGCAAGGAGTTTCTCTCGCTGTCGGCGCTCCTGGCCGGCGCCACCGCGCTTCCGCGCCGCGCGCTCGCCTGGCCCGCGCGCGCCACGCCGGCACGCGCCCCGCTGCAGGCACGGGGGAGCGGCGTGGAAGCCGATCGCATCGTCGTGAACGCGCGCGTCCTCACCAGCGACCCGTCGCAGCCACGCGCCGAGGCGTTCGCGGTGAAGGACGGGAAGTTCCTCGCCGTCGGGCGCAACGACGACATCCGCAACGTGGCCACCGCGCGCACGCAGGTGCTGGACGCGAAGGGGATGACGGTCACGCCCGGCTTCATCGACGCGCACTGCCACCCGGGCGGGGTCAACGAGCTGTTCGAGGTGAACGGCGACCTGCGCAGCATCGCCGCGCTCAAGGCGGCGCTGGCGGCCAAGGCGGCCCGGACGCCGGCCGGGCAGTGGGTCAACGCCTACATGTTCGACGACACCAAGCTGGAGGATGAGCGCCCGCTGCACCGGCGCGACCTCGACGAGGCGGTGCCCAACCACCCGGTGTCGGTGAACCATCGCGGCGGCCATACGAGCTGGTACAACAGCACCGCATTGCGGCTGGCGGGCATCACGCGCGACACGCCCGATCCGTCGCACGGCCGCTTCTTCCGCGACGCCAACGGCGAGCCGAACGGGCGCGTGGCAGAACTGGCGCGCGCCGTCTTCGACAGCGTCGGCACGCGCGAACGCTTCACGCCCGCGCAGCTGCGCGAGCGCGCCCGCCAGGGCATGCGCCACATGTCACGCCTCTTCGCCGCCGCCGGACTCACCTCCGTCCACCACCTCTGGGCCGACGGCGAGGACCTGCAGGCGTACGAGGACATCCGCGCCGACGGCGAGCTGCGACACCGCGCCTACCTCATGGTCTCGTCAGGCGAGCCGTATCGTCGCCTGCGCGATGCCCGCATACGCACCGGTTTCGGCGACGAATGGATTCGCATTGGCGGGGTCAAGTACGCCGCCGACGGCTCGGCGTCGGAACGCACCATGCGCATGAGCACCCCGTACGTCGGGACAAACGACCACGGCATCCTCACCATGACGCAGGCCGACATCCACGACGCCGTCGACGACGCACACACCAACGGCTGGCAGGTGGGGATCCACGCCAACGGCGATGTCACGATCGACATGGTCCTCACCGCCTACGAACGCGCGCTGGCGCGCTGGCCGCACCCCGACCGCCGTCACCGCATCGAGCACTGTTCGCTCGTGAACCCCGAGCTGCTGCGACGCATCAAGTCCACCGGGTCGATTCCCACCCCGTTCTGGACCTACATCTATTACCATGGCGAGAAGTGGGGCGCGTACGGCGACGAGAAGATGCGCTGGATGTTCGCCCACCGATCGTTCCTCGACATGGGGATCGTCGTCCCGGGGGCGTCGGACTACGGCCCTGGCCCCTTCGAGCCGCTGATGGCGCTGCAGAGCATGGTGACCCGTCGCGACTATCGCGCGCGTGAATGGGGGGCCAACCAGAAGGTCACCGTCGATGAGGCGCTGCGCATCGCGACGATCCATGGCGCGCACGCGTCGTACGAGGAGTCGACCAAGGGATCCATCACCGCCGGGAAGTGGGGCGACTTCGTGGTGCTGGAGAACGATCCGCACGACGTCGATCCCACCACCATCAAGGACATTCGCGTCGTGGAGACATCGGTCGCGGGGCGCGCGGTCCATGCGATCTCGAGCGGCTAG